A single window of Dermochelys coriacea isolate rDerCor1 chromosome 14, rDerCor1.pri.v4, whole genome shotgun sequence DNA harbors:
- the LOC119843286 gene encoding zinc finger protein 260-like isoform X5: MQENYETVTSLGFPIPKPELIARLERGEEPWVPDLQAAEERESQRGTRTAGDRTVSENKEEIQQQEGPGKVEPQEVFLRKAEGNFTKCLEQGEAWGDRHRSEMQPGDKLDESIQPGGGCKDPKETTVQQTSHNEEKPYKCLDCGKRFRFSGNLITHWRTLTGEKSYECLDCGKSFSEKSFLIIQQRLHTGEKPYKCLECAKVFSVLSALIRHERTHTGEKPYKCMVCEKTFGQSSDLIKHRRIHTGERPYKCLECGKNFIRRSHLIKHQRVHTGDRPYKCLNCGKSFVDRTKLTRHQAIHTGERPHKCLDCGKSFIQKSQFIIHQRVHTGERPFICCECGKSFIQKSQLITHQRTHTGERPYKCLECGKSFIQSSSLIQHRRIHKGERPYKCLECGKSFMERSSLIKHRRIHTGERPYKCLECGKSFMESSSLNKHRRIHTGERPCKCLECGKDFIRRSHLIKHQRTHRGDKPYKCLDCGKSLVDKTNLTRHQAIHTGERPHKCLDCGKSFIQKSQLILHQRVHTGERPFKCLECGKSFSESSKLTRHQRTHTRERTYGCLECGKRFMQSSSLIKHGRIHTGERPYKCLDCGKGFIASSALTKHRRIHTGEKPYKCLECGKAFSQRSHLTQHGRTHTGERPYKCPECGKSFSFKSGLNMHQKTHTGEKSHKCLDCGKTFSQRSYLTKHRRIHTGERPSKCLDCGKSFSKSSELTKHQRSHKAERP; this comes from the coding sequence caggtgaTAGGACAGTGAGTGAGAACAAGGAGGAGATTCAGCAGCAGGAAGGTCCTGGGAAAGTGGAACCGCAGGAGGTGTTTTTGAGAAAGGCTGAAGGGAATTTCACCAAGTGCTTGGAACAGGGAGAAGCCTGGGGAGATCGACACAGATCAGAGATGCAGCCAGGAGACAAACTGGATGAATCCATTCAACCTGGTGGAGGATGCAAGGATCCCAAGGAAACCACAGTCCAGCAGACAAGTCACAATGAAGAGAAACCCTACAAATgccttgactgtgggaaaagattCCGTTTCAGTGGAAACCTTATTACACATTGGAGAACCCTCACAGGAGAGAAGTCCTAtgaatgcttggactgtgggaaaagcttcagtgagaAGTCATTTCTCATTATACAGCAGAGactgcacacaggagagaaaccctataaatgccttgagtgtgcAAAAGTTTTCAGTGTGCTATCGGCCCTTATTAGACATGAGAGGACCCACACAGgtgagaaaccctataaatgcatGGTCTGTGAGAAAACTTTCGGTCAGAGCTCAGACCTTATTAAAcataggagaatccacacaggagagagaccttataaatgccttgagtgtgggaaaaatttCATTCGCCGTTCACACCTTATTAAGCATCAGAGAGTCCACACAGGCGACAGACCATATAAATGCCtcaactgtgggaaaagttttgttGACAGAACAAAACTTACTCGACATCAGGCAattcacacaggagagagaccccataaatgcttggactgtgggaaaagcttcattcagAAGTCACAATTTATTATACACCAGAGAgtacacacaggagagagaccctttatatgctgtgagtgtgggaaaagttttattCAGAAATCACAGCTTATTACACATCAacgaacccacacaggagagagaccttataaatgccttgagtgtgggaaaagttttattCAAAGTTCGTCTCTTATTCAACATAGGAGAATCCACAAAGGAGAGAGACcttataaatgccttgagtgtgggaaaagttttatgGAACGTTCATCCCTTATTAAAcataggagaatccacacaggagaaagaccctataaatgcctcgagtgtgggaaaagttttatgGAAAGTTCATCCCTTAATAAACacaggagaatccacacaggagaaagaccatgtaaatgccttgagtgtgggaaagaTTTCATTCGTCGCTCACACCTTATTAAGCATCAGAGAACACACAGAGGTGACAAACCTTATAAATGCCTCGATTGTGGGAAAAGTTTAGTTGACAAAACAAACCTTACtagacatcaggcaatccacacaggagagagaccccataaatgcttggactgtgggaaaagcttcattcagAAGTCACAACTTATTCTACACCAGAGagtgcacacaggagagagaccctttaAATGCCTtgaatgtgggaaaagttttagtGAGAGCTCAAAGCTTACTagacatcagagaacccacacaagAGAGAGAACCTATggatgccttgagtgtgggaaaagattTATGCAAAGTTCATCACTTATTAAACATGGACgaatccacacgggagaaagaccctataaatgccttgacTGTGGGAAAGGTTTTATCGCAAGTTCAGCCCTTACTAAAcataggagaatccacacaggagaaaaaccCTATAAATGTCTCGAGTGTGGGAAAGCTTTCAGTCAGCGCTCACATCTTACTCAACATGGGAGAacgcacacaggagagagaccctacaaatgccctgagtgtgggaaaagtttcagtttcaaatCAGGCCTTAATATGCATCAgaaaacccacacaggagagaaatcccataaatgcttggactgtgggaaaactttcagtCAGCGCTCATACCTTACTAAACacaggagaatccacacaggagagagaccttctaaatgCCTTGACTGTGGAAAAAGCTTCAGTAAGAGCTCAGAGCTGACCAAACATCAGAGAAGCCACAAGGCTGAGAGACCCTAG
- the LOC119843286 gene encoding zinc finger protein 260-like isoform X6 codes for MQENYETVTSLGFPIPKPELIARLERGEEPWVPDLQAAEERESQRGTRTGDRTVSENKEEIQQQEGPGKVEPQEVFLRKAEGNFTKCLEQGEAWGDRHRSEMQPGDKLDESIQPGGGCKDPKETTVQQTSHNEEKPYKCLDCGKRFRFSGNLITHWRTLTGEKSYECLDCGKSFSEKSFLIIQQRLHTGEKPYKCLECAKVFSVLSALIRHERTHTGEKPYKCMVCEKTFGQSSDLIKHRRIHTGERPYKCLECGKNFIRRSHLIKHQRVHTGDRPYKCLNCGKSFVDRTKLTRHQAIHTGERPHKCLDCGKSFIQKSQFIIHQRVHTGERPFICCECGKSFIQKSQLITHQRTHTGERPYKCLECGKSFIQSSSLIQHRRIHKGERPYKCLECGKSFMERSSLIKHRRIHTGERPYKCLECGKSFMESSSLNKHRRIHTGERPCKCLECGKDFIRRSHLIKHQRTHRGDKPYKCLDCGKSLVDKTNLTRHQAIHTGERPHKCLDCGKSFIQKSQLILHQRVHTGERPFKCLECGKSFSESSKLTRHQRTHTRERTYGCLECGKRFMQSSSLIKHGRIHTGERPYKCLDCGKGFIASSALTKHRRIHTGEKPYKCLECGKAFSQRSHLTQHGRTHTGERPYKCPECGKSFSFKSGLNMHQKTHTGEKSHKCLDCGKTFSQRSYLTKHRRIHTGERPSKCLDCGKSFSKSSELTKHQRSHKAERP; via the coding sequence gtgaTAGGACAGTGAGTGAGAACAAGGAGGAGATTCAGCAGCAGGAAGGTCCTGGGAAAGTGGAACCGCAGGAGGTGTTTTTGAGAAAGGCTGAAGGGAATTTCACCAAGTGCTTGGAACAGGGAGAAGCCTGGGGAGATCGACACAGATCAGAGATGCAGCCAGGAGACAAACTGGATGAATCCATTCAACCTGGTGGAGGATGCAAGGATCCCAAGGAAACCACAGTCCAGCAGACAAGTCACAATGAAGAGAAACCCTACAAATgccttgactgtgggaaaagattCCGTTTCAGTGGAAACCTTATTACACATTGGAGAACCCTCACAGGAGAGAAGTCCTAtgaatgcttggactgtgggaaaagcttcagtgagaAGTCATTTCTCATTATACAGCAGAGactgcacacaggagagaaaccctataaatgccttgagtgtgcAAAAGTTTTCAGTGTGCTATCGGCCCTTATTAGACATGAGAGGACCCACACAGgtgagaaaccctataaatgcatGGTCTGTGAGAAAACTTTCGGTCAGAGCTCAGACCTTATTAAAcataggagaatccacacaggagagagaccttataaatgccttgagtgtgggaaaaatttCATTCGCCGTTCACACCTTATTAAGCATCAGAGAGTCCACACAGGCGACAGACCATATAAATGCCtcaactgtgggaaaagttttgttGACAGAACAAAACTTACTCGACATCAGGCAattcacacaggagagagaccccataaatgcttggactgtgggaaaagcttcattcagAAGTCACAATTTATTATACACCAGAGAgtacacacaggagagagaccctttatatgctgtgagtgtgggaaaagttttattCAGAAATCACAGCTTATTACACATCAacgaacccacacaggagagagaccttataaatgccttgagtgtgggaaaagttttattCAAAGTTCGTCTCTTATTCAACATAGGAGAATCCACAAAGGAGAGAGACcttataaatgccttgagtgtgggaaaagttttatgGAACGTTCATCCCTTATTAAAcataggagaatccacacaggagaaagaccctataaatgcctcgagtgtgggaaaagttttatgGAAAGTTCATCCCTTAATAAACacaggagaatccacacaggagaaagaccatgtaaatgccttgagtgtgggaaagaTTTCATTCGTCGCTCACACCTTATTAAGCATCAGAGAACACACAGAGGTGACAAACCTTATAAATGCCTCGATTGTGGGAAAAGTTTAGTTGACAAAACAAACCTTACtagacatcaggcaatccacacaggagagagaccccataaatgcttggactgtgggaaaagcttcattcagAAGTCACAACTTATTCTACACCAGAGagtgcacacaggagagagaccctttaAATGCCTtgaatgtgggaaaagttttagtGAGAGCTCAAAGCTTACTagacatcagagaacccacacaagAGAGAGAACCTATggatgccttgagtgtgggaaaagattTATGCAAAGTTCATCACTTATTAAACATGGACgaatccacacgggagaaagaccctataaatgccttgacTGTGGGAAAGGTTTTATCGCAAGTTCAGCCCTTACTAAAcataggagaatccacacaggagaaaaaccCTATAAATGTCTCGAGTGTGGGAAAGCTTTCAGTCAGCGCTCACATCTTACTCAACATGGGAGAacgcacacaggagagagaccctacaaatgccctgagtgtgggaaaagtttcagtttcaaatCAGGCCTTAATATGCATCAgaaaacccacacaggagagaaatcccataaatgcttggactgtgggaaaactttcagtCAGCGCTCATACCTTACTAAACacaggagaatccacacaggagagagaccttctaaatgCCTTGACTGTGGAAAAAGCTTCAGTAAGAGCTCAGAGCTGACCAAACATCAGAGAAGCCACAAGGCTGAGAGACCCTAG